The following proteins are encoded in a genomic region of Deltaproteobacteria bacterium:
- the rpmH gene encoding 50S ribosomal protein L34 — translation MKRTYQPSKKRRVKTHGFLQKMASPDGRKVLKRRRRKGRYRLAVTA, via the coding sequence ATGAAAAGAACATACCAGCCCTCAAAAAAACGACGTGTGAAGACGCACGGATTTTTGCAAAAAATGGCCTCTCCCGATGGTCGAAAAGTTTTAAAGAGACGGAGACGAAAAGGCCGTTATCGTTTGGCTGTGACCGCCTGA